A window from Leptothermofonsia sichuanensis E412 encodes these proteins:
- a CDS encoding PepSY domain-containing protein, with amino-acid sequence MNIFKKVHDGTFAGFPTRILYLLIGITPLMLLATGFFMYGYRRPGTLKSPMVAHNTVTHHLNLPPVDRVAGN; translated from the coding sequence TTGAATATCTTTAAGAAAGTTCATGATGGAACCTTTGCAGGCTTCCCAACTCGAATCTTGTATCTGTTGATTGGCATTACACCCCTGATGCTACTGGCCACAGGGTTCTTCATGTATGGCTATCGTCGTCCTGGCACTTTAAAGTCGCCCATGGTTGCCCATAATACAGTCACCCATCATCTAAACTTGCCGCCTGTAGATAGAGTAGCTGGAAATTAA
- a CDS encoding IS1 family transposase (programmed frameshift) codes for MVLEPIHCPVCDGIEVIKHGTTPDGKQRYFCQNSGCHRRTFILQYTYQGYLPEVKQQISDMAMNGSGIRDTARVLHISPTTVIEELKKDRQLKAVNELKLAELEPAQSIVKLCQGEDTEAEADEMWSFVQSKAQQRWLWHAIDHHSGKILAYVLATHQDEAFLQLKALLEPFGIMQFYTDGWGTYERQLDPSLHTVGKQNTQKIERKHLTLRTRLKRLARKTICFSKSILMHDIVIGLFINRYEFGFAI; via the exons ATGGTATTAGAACCAATTCACTGCCCTGTGTGTGATGGGATTGAGGTGATCAAACACGGCACAACACCAGACGGCAAACAGCGCTACTTTTGTCAAAACTCAGGATGCCATCGGCGCACCTTTATTTTGCAATACACCTATCAAGGGTATCTGCCTGAAGTCAAGCAACAAATCAGCGATATGGCAATGAATGGGAGTGGGATTCGAGACACTGCCCGTGTCCTTCACATTAGTCCAACGACGGTGATTGAGGAATTA AAAAAAGATCGTCAACTCAAAGCCGTGAATGAACTCAAACTGGCTGAGTTGGAACCCGCTCAAAGCATCGTAAAGCTTTGCCAGGGGGAAGATACAGAGGCAGAAGCCGATGAAATGTGGAGTTTTGTCCAGTCTAAAGCCCAGCAACGTTGGTTATGGCATGCAATTGACCATCACAGTGGAAAAATATTAGCTTATGTGTTGGCGACGCATCAAGATGAAGCATTCCTCCAACTCAAAGCGTTATTAGAACCGTTTGGAATTATGCAGTTTTACACAGATGGTTGGGGAACCTATGAGCGGCAGCTTGACCCAAGTCTTCATACCGTTGGCAAACAGAACACGCAGAAGATTGAGCGTAAGCATTTGACTTTACGCACGCGCTTGAAGCGATTAGCTCGCAAAACTATTTGCTTTTCTAAGTCCATTCTGATGCATGACATTGTGATTGGGCTATTTATTAACCGTTATGAGTTTGGTTTTGCTATCTAA
- a CDS encoding PepSY-associated TM helix domain-containing protein: protein MRYKQIRQFIFPLHRYLGLGVGIIFAIVGLTGSMLVFQHELEQAAITFRYNAIVPQPHRLSPEAVLKHVETHYGNQENITIAAIDLAPTPTTPDKVKIKPLNHPSLELLVNPYTGEIIGEVNENKFFKWMHKLHDRLLIGRIGSFDPGKIIVGVSAFLVLVINLTGVILWDGWRRLHQGFQVKWQAKPLRLNYDIHKVGRVLDLLF, encoded by the coding sequence ATGCGCTATAAACAAATTCGCCAGTTCATCTTTCCCCTGCATCGCTACCTGGGTTTAGGGGTTGGAATCATTTTCGCGATCGTGGGGTTAACTGGCAGTATGCTCGTGTTTCAGCACGAACTGGAGCAGGCAGCCATCACGTTCCGGTACAACGCCATTGTTCCCCAGCCCCATCGCCTGTCTCCTGAAGCGGTGCTCAAACACGTCGAAACTCATTATGGGAATCAAGAAAATATCACGATCGCGGCGATCGACCTGGCACCCACTCCCACCACTCCCGATAAAGTCAAAATCAAACCACTCAATCACCCATCCCTTGAGCTATTGGTCAATCCTTATACCGGGGAAATTATCGGAGAGGTCAATGAAAACAAATTTTTCAAATGGATGCATAAGCTCCATGATCGTTTACTCATTGGCAGGATTGGCAGTTTCGACCCAGGCAAGATCATTGTTGGAGTTTCGGCTTTTCTGGTTCTTGTGATCAACCTTACAGGAGTTATCCTGTGGGATGGTTGGCGCAGGCTCCATCAAGGGTTCCAGGTTAAGTGGCAGGCCAAACCCCTTCGTCTCAATTACGACATTCATAAAGTGGGTCGTGTTCTAGACTTGTTGTTTTAG
- a CDS encoding FTR1 family iron permease translates to MDLSLAFPTFLITLREGVEAALVVGIVLACLRQAKRSQFIPYVYYGIGAGLAASVLVGGLLLHLLQQVPVTTSPDVILLRQLLETGLGVLAITMLSWMLIWMTRQARSLKAEIEGSVQSAVTGDGVAAWGIFSLIATAVLREGFETVLFLAAQFEAGWTPVVGAIAGIAGAVVIGVLLFKWGIKINLKRFFQIMGTLLLLIVSGLVISALRHLDAAAIAFVQLRPQFAALCWSTSPTCLLGPLVWDAHAVLPDNQFPGILLKTLFGYRQTLYTVQAIGYLLFLSVVGSLYFRSFAPPKPISSTPDLALK, encoded by the coding sequence ATGGATTTGAGTCTGGCGTTTCCGACATTTCTAATCACCCTGCGCGAAGGCGTGGAGGCTGCACTGGTGGTGGGCATTGTGCTGGCCTGTTTGCGGCAGGCAAAGCGATCGCAATTCATCCCCTATGTTTACTACGGCATTGGAGCCGGATTGGCTGCCAGCGTTCTGGTGGGCGGACTGCTCCTGCACCTGTTACAGCAAGTACCAGTGACAACCTCACCGGATGTGATTCTGTTGCGGCAACTCCTGGAAACGGGATTGGGGGTACTGGCCATTACCATGCTGAGCTGGATGTTAATCTGGATGACCCGACAGGCGCGATCGCTGAAAGCCGAAATTGAAGGCTCGGTACAGTCAGCCGTCACAGGGGATGGAGTCGCCGCCTGGGGCATTTTTAGTTTGATTGCCACGGCGGTGCTGCGAGAAGGGTTTGAAACCGTGTTATTTTTAGCCGCACAATTTGAGGCAGGCTGGACTCCTGTGGTAGGGGCAATTGCGGGCATTGCAGGAGCTGTGGTCATTGGGGTGCTTCTGTTCAAATGGGGCATCAAAATTAACCTCAAACGGTTCTTTCAAATCATGGGGACATTGCTGTTACTCATTGTGTCTGGCTTAGTGATTTCAGCCTTGCGACACCTGGACGCTGCCGCGATCGCATTCGTGCAATTACGTCCCCAATTTGCCGCGCTCTGCTGGTCAACATCCCCCACTTGTTTATTAGGACCGCTCGTCTGGGATGCCCATGCCGTGTTGCCTGACAACCAGTTTCCTGGCATCCTCCTCAAAACCCTATTCGGCTATCGACAGACACTCTATACCGTACAGGCGATCGGCTATCTGCTGTTCTTGAGTGTGGTGGGAAGCCTTTACTTTCGCAGCTTTGCTCCGCCCAAACCCATTTCCTCTACCCCTGATCTCGCACTCAAATAA
- the rppA gene encoding two-component system response regulator RppA has protein sequence MRILLVEDDRDLLEPLREALDASGHGVDAVDNGSTAEWLITQKEYDLLILDWLLPGVSGLYLCQQYRQLGKGSPVLMLTSKDTTLDKITGLDAGADDYLVKPVDMLEFLARVRALGRRSPLWRGDVLTLADLSLHLNQLTIERAGTTVELSGREFQLMEYFMRHPQQVLTRAQIEETIWTWGEEPESNAITTLVRRLRRRLREVDADSWIETVYGIGYRLRPSPSSDPSTTQEGSSDG, from the coding sequence ATGCGAATTTTATTGGTTGAAGACGATCGCGACTTGCTGGAGCCACTGCGCGAAGCCCTTGACGCCAGTGGGCATGGGGTTGATGCCGTGGATAACGGCTCTACGGCTGAGTGGCTAATCACGCAAAAAGAGTATGACTTGCTGATTCTCGATTGGTTGCTGCCAGGTGTCAGTGGTCTGTATCTCTGTCAGCAGTATCGGCAACTGGGGAAAGGCTCGCCCGTGTTGATGCTGACATCTAAAGACACAACCTTGGACAAAATCACCGGCCTGGATGCCGGAGCAGATGATTACCTGGTCAAACCCGTTGACATGCTAGAGTTCCTGGCACGGGTGCGGGCACTGGGGCGACGCTCTCCCCTCTGGCGAGGAGATGTCCTCACCCTGGCGGATCTGAGCCTGCATCTCAACCAACTCACCATCGAGCGGGCGGGCACTACCGTCGAGCTATCGGGGCGAGAATTTCAACTGATGGAATATTTTATGCGTCACCCCCAACAGGTTTTGACCCGTGCTCAGATTGAGGAGACGATCTGGACCTGGGGAGAAGAACCGGAAAGTAATGCCATCACAACCCTGGTGCGCCGACTGCGACGACGGCTGCGCGAGGTTGATGCCGATAGCTGGATTGAAACGGTTTATGGCATTGGCTATCGCCTCCGTCCGTCCCCCAGCTCAGATCCATCTACTACCCAGGAGGGTTCGTCCGATGGTTAG
- a CDS encoding IS4 family transposase has protein sequence MQQITEFRQVLQPLLGWHGARLAFVAQFLIALLRTRTVNLSELAASFCGSAQIPSNYKRLQRFFSDFDLDYAAIARAVVCLMGIPQPWVLAIDRTEWSFGGSVFNILTLGICHQGISFPVVFLMLDNRGNSNTQERIDLLNEFFTIFGEDVRLRCLTSDREFVGREWIGYLLEDEPIPFRGRIRETETLSDGSKALNGRVLFADLKAGETKILRKRRQVWGHWVYVVGLRLDTQELLILVTNHSPHSALKDYALRWNLETLFGAFKTRGFCLEATHFIDDYRVRKLFALLTLALCWVMRTGVWRQAHKTIQLKSHGRKAQSLFRYGLDYLHNLLVNLDHKLDEFLDNLKLLSCT, from the coding sequence ATGCAACAGATTACCGAATTTCGCCAAGTTTTGCAGCCCCTCCTCGGTTGGCATGGTGCGCGGCTGGCATTTGTGGCTCAATTTCTGATCGCCCTGCTACGAACCCGTACGGTGAATCTGAGCGAATTGGCTGCTAGCTTTTGTGGTTCCGCCCAAATTCCGTCGAACTACAAGCGTCTCCAGCGCTTCTTTAGCGACTTTGATCTCGATTATGCGGCGATTGCCCGTGCCGTGGTCTGCCTGATGGGGATCCCGCAGCCTTGGGTGCTCGCCATAGACCGCACCGAATGGAGCTTTGGCGGTAGCGTTTTCAACATTCTCACCCTGGGCATTTGCCATCAGGGTATTTCCTTTCCGGTGGTGTTTCTGATGCTGGACAACCGCGGCAATTCCAACACCCAAGAGCGCATCGATTTGCTCAACGAATTCTTCACGATTTTTGGCGAGGATGTCCGCCTGCGGTGCCTGACGAGCGACCGCGAATTTGTTGGGCGGGAGTGGATTGGCTATTTGCTCGAAGATGAGCCAATCCCGTTTCGGGGACGGATTCGCGAAACTGAAACGCTCAGTGATGGCAGCAAAGCCCTGAATGGCCGCGTCCTCTTTGCCGATCTCAAAGCGGGTGAAACCAAGATTTTACGCAAACGCCGTCAAGTGTGGGGACATTGGGTGTATGTCGTTGGTCTGCGGCTTGACACCCAGGAATTACTGATTTTGGTCACCAACCATTCACCCCATTCAGCCCTCAAAGATTACGCCCTGCGGTGGAATTTAGAAACCCTGTTCGGTGCGTTCAAAACTCGGGGCTTCTGCCTCGAAGCGACCCATTTTATTGATGACTACCGAGTCCGCAAGCTCTTTGCGCTCCTCACATTGGCGTTATGTTGGGTGATGCGAACGGGGGTGTGGCGGCAGGCGCACAAAACGATTCAACTCAAGTCCCATGGGCGCAAAGCCCAGAGTCTATTCCGATATGGCTTAGATTACTTGCACAACCTACTCGTTAATCTTGACCATAAATTAGATGAGTTCTTGGACAATCTCAAACTTTTGTCCTGTACTTAG
- a CDS encoding 6TM ABC transporter family protein, with product MRNLRKSILWDMFQVLLSYPGWFAASILSTIVVVALEPSLAWLSKTVVDDLKKETVNLDASLLQYGLIFGGLLLGLGLLRFGDKLIDKIYELKLVIRLQRIYLQRRTEDRGVEDISRVIFDCERSKAGLDIIHKDAGKIIFQTISVIAWQFSLAPQWLPALLIAVFPPIFTGFIFGPFIQRASLNRLKAQQAIASSTGIHQQYEFQQSQHQFFRSTLRMEIFKSSTEILMDLVTWFGLLMLVVVSSTFHLGLLPKEIEAGDLALFFVNLNLLSKPLGQIVKVYNKGREAYPALVRVLRPETQISDPLKNLKSKPRELHS from the coding sequence ATGCGAAACCTGCGAAAGTCAATTCTGTGGGATATGTTCCAGGTGCTGTTAAGCTATCCTGGCTGGTTTGCGGCTTCCATTCTGTCAACGATTGTGGTAGTCGCTCTGGAACCCAGTCTGGCCTGGCTCAGCAAAACGGTTGTAGACGACCTGAAAAAGGAAACGGTGAATTTAGATGCCTCCTTGCTGCAATACGGCCTGATATTTGGTGGGTTGCTATTGGGCTTAGGGTTGCTCAGGTTTGGCGACAAGCTCATCGACAAAATCTATGAGCTAAAGCTGGTGATTCGCCTGCAACGGATTTATCTGCAACGACGCACCGAAGATCGAGGGGTGGAAGATATTTCCCGTGTAATTTTTGACTGTGAAAGGTCAAAAGCTGGGTTGGATATTATCCACAAAGATGCCGGGAAGATTATCTTTCAGACAATTTCGGTGATTGCCTGGCAGTTTTCCCTGGCTCCGCAGTGGTTACCAGCTCTGTTAATTGCTGTGTTTCCACCAATTTTTACCGGATTTATCTTTGGCCCGTTTATTCAACGAGCGAGTCTCAATCGCTTGAAAGCCCAGCAGGCGATCGCGTCTTCTACGGGCATCCATCAGCAATATGAGTTTCAACAGAGCCAGCATCAGTTTTTTCGCAGCACATTGCGAATGGAAATCTTTAAATCCAGCACTGAAATTTTGATGGATCTGGTCACCTGGTTTGGTTTGTTAATGCTGGTTGTAGTGAGTTCCACGTTTCATCTTGGCTTATTGCCAAAAGAAATCGAAGCTGGGGATTTAGCCTTATTTTTTGTCAATCTCAATCTCCTCTCCAAGCCATTAGGTCAGATCGTCAAGGTTTATAACAAAGGACGAGAAGCCTATCCAGCATTAGTGCGTGTGTTGCGTCCAGAAACCCAAATCTCAGATCCTCTCAAGAACCTGAAATCAAAACCTCGTGAATTGCATTCTTAA
- a CDS encoding ABC transporter ATP-binding protein: MHAEMIRKIAKSDPAKLKTETPLWQLYQRLLGYVWHHRLAMAGSIISIFALSFLQILIPQITRYVIDVLIPARRFDGLLWVGVSIISIALLLGLLNFVRNYLMAVVGQRTVFALRRDLYEHLQALSLGFFENQRTGTLMSRLTQDVDALQGLITSELAELAAELVTFFVIVTYLLYADWRLTLLILTTLPGMVLLSQFFGTQMRPAYRTVQQQAAEVNNHLQETIANIKIIKACANESHEIEQFGERNQNNMTANIHVVRLWSAFSPVIDFMNHLGHLIVLVYGSWEVMHSALTVGELAAFLAYLNQVNQPAKKFSRIIHTIQRAAAACERIFETLDEQPDVQEKPDAIALPPIQGHLHYDAVDFAYQPDRPVLKQFSLEIPPGKTVALVGPSGAGKSTIANLAMRFYDPQSGCIRIDGQDLREVTFQSLRRQIGIVSQETLLLYGTVRDNITYGKPDADEESLIAAAKAAYAHDFILELPQGYDTVIGERGVKLSGGQRQRLAIARALIKDPKLLLLDEATSSLDTESEHLIQQALAALMRDRTSLVIAHRLSTIQNADLIVVINNGTIIETGTHTELLANGQLYAHLYNLQFPKTLPPDLDPALVDPASKVRPEVTSNPTLSLV; the protein is encoded by the coding sequence ATGCATGCAGAGATGATTCGCAAGATTGCCAAAAGCGATCCGGCGAAGCTTAAAACGGAAACACCCCTCTGGCAGCTTTATCAGCGGCTACTGGGCTATGTCTGGCACCATAGACTGGCAATGGCAGGGAGCATCATCAGTATCTTTGCGTTGTCATTCTTGCAAATTCTGATTCCCCAGATCACACGCTATGTGATTGATGTGCTGATTCCCGCACGGCGATTTGATGGGTTGCTCTGGGTAGGAGTCAGTATTATCAGCATTGCTCTATTACTCGGACTGCTCAACTTTGTCCGGAACTATTTAATGGCCGTGGTCGGACAGCGCACCGTATTTGCCCTGCGACGAGATCTGTACGAACATCTGCAAGCCCTATCGCTGGGGTTTTTCGAGAACCAGCGCACGGGGACGTTAATGAGTCGCCTGACTCAGGATGTGGATGCGTTGCAGGGGCTGATCACCTCAGAGTTGGCGGAATTAGCCGCAGAACTGGTGACATTCTTCGTCATTGTCACCTATTTGTTGTATGCCGATTGGCGACTGACGCTACTGATTCTCACAACTCTCCCTGGGATGGTGCTGCTGTCCCAATTCTTTGGCACCCAGATGCGTCCAGCCTATCGAACCGTGCAACAACAGGCCGCAGAGGTGAACAATCATCTGCAAGAGACGATCGCTAATATCAAAATCATCAAAGCCTGTGCCAATGAGAGCCACGAAATCGAGCAATTTGGGGAACGCAATCAGAACAATATGACTGCCAACATTCACGTCGTGCGATTGTGGTCAGCCTTTTCTCCTGTGATTGATTTCATGAACCACCTGGGACACCTGATTGTGCTGGTATATGGTTCCTGGGAAGTGATGCACAGTGCCCTGACGGTGGGTGAACTGGCGGCATTTCTGGCTTATCTTAACCAGGTGAACCAACCCGCCAAAAAATTTAGCCGCATCATCCATACGATTCAAAGGGCTGCCGCTGCCTGTGAACGCATTTTTGAAACCCTGGATGAGCAACCGGATGTGCAAGAAAAGCCAGACGCGATCGCCCTGCCCCCCATCCAGGGGCACCTGCACTATGACGCTGTTGATTTCGCCTATCAACCCGATCGCCCCGTCCTCAAACAGTTTTCGCTGGAGATTCCACCCGGAAAAACGGTGGCGTTAGTTGGCCCCTCCGGCGCGGGCAAAAGTACGATCGCCAACCTTGCCATGCGGTTTTATGATCCCCAGTCTGGCTGCATCCGGATCGATGGTCAGGATTTACGAGAGGTGACGTTCCAATCCCTTCGCAGACAAATCGGCATCGTGTCCCAAGAAACACTCCTGCTCTACGGCACTGTGCGTGACAACATCACCTATGGTAAACCTGATGCCGATGAAGAAAGCCTGATTGCCGCCGCCAAAGCCGCCTATGCCCATGACTTTATTCTGGAATTGCCGCAAGGCTATGACACCGTGATTGGCGAACGGGGGGTAAAACTTTCTGGCGGACAACGCCAGCGACTGGCGATCGCCCGCGCCCTGATCAAAGATCCCAAATTATTACTACTGGATGAAGCCACTTCTTCTCTCGATACTGAATCGGAACACCTGATTCAGCAGGCATTGGCTGCGTTGATGCGCGATCGCACCAGCCTCGTCATCGCCCATCGACTATCCACCATTCAGAATGCTGATCTGATTGTCGTCATCAACAACGGCACCATCATCGAAACCGGAACCCACACTGAACTCCTGGCAAACGGTCAACTCTATGCCCACCTTTACAACCTCCAGTTCCCCAAAACCCTGCCCCCCGACCTGGATCCAGCCTTAGTTGATCCAGCCTCAAAAGTCCGCCCGGAAGTTACCTCCAATCCCACCCTTTCGCTTGTATAA
- a CDS encoding DNA-binding protein: protein MRYSTLLALTLIPLTPVVYPPTAHAQMRIRDLQQTPPGITISGTVNQAIGNYFVLDDSSGQIIVDAGPRWWQPISLTPGERVTVRGKVGRSGELDAFSITRSDGTVINIRPDFGPPPWAGGSNRRGMPPGR, encoded by the coding sequence ATGAGATACTCGACTTTGCTGGCATTGACCCTGATCCCATTAACGCCGGTTGTTTACCCACCAACTGCCCACGCTCAAATGCGCATTCGCGATCTACAGCAAACTCCACCAGGAATCACAATTTCTGGCACGGTGAATCAAGCCATCGGAAACTATTTCGTGTTAGACGACAGTAGCGGACAAATTATCGTCGATGCGGGACCACGCTGGTGGCAGCCTATTTCGCTGACACCCGGTGAACGGGTAACCGTGCGAGGAAAAGTGGGGCGTTCTGGTGAATTGGATGCTTTCTCAATCACCCGCTCCGATGGCACCGTGATCAACATCCGCCCTGATTTCGGTCCTCCGCCCTGGGCGGGTGGCTCCAACCGGCGCGGGATGCCTCCAGGTCGCTGA
- a CDS encoding sensor histidine kinase, whose protein sequence is MVSARSGSLFNRSQRNLARWFTGSMGSILVVFAGTMFFLETQEQMRSFDQQLLNKSRTMAAAVKYRLHEGRWRVELDDVPVLGSNSIPYDHEVRYVRWYDRDGQLVRFVGTVPPEQLTIAPGFVSLSTPQSLRQITLPVFQNQQLLGYLQVALPLNPVRSDLQQLRLFLALGVPLALALIGITGWLLGGFAMQPIQTAYERLQRFTADASHELRAPLAALLGNIQIGLVKPTTDPNLHEQRLRKLVEITKSMTTLVTNLLLLARHEQSLPPNTVQSVDLVAFLKEMVETFAAEASAQDLQWQDDLPDTPIRIMADADLLRQAIANLLNNALKYTPAGGTVELHLSVTPHRALIQVKDTGIGIPAECLPHIFERFYRVDAVRTPDRQQPEKAGGFGLGLAITQQIIQAHGGTVQVTSTEGQGSCFAIELPLLKQKFRHHPTR, encoded by the coding sequence ATGGTTAGCGCCCGATCTGGCTCCCTGTTTAACCGCAGTCAGCGGAATCTCGCTCGCTGGTTTACAGGATCGATGGGTAGCATCCTGGTGGTGTTTGCTGGCACAATGTTCTTCCTGGAAACCCAGGAACAGATGCGATCATTCGACCAACAATTATTGAACAAAAGTCGAACGATGGCCGCTGCTGTGAAATATCGCTTGCATGAAGGGCGCTGGCGGGTGGAACTGGATGATGTGCCGGTGTTGGGCAGCAATTCGATTCCCTATGATCATGAGGTGCGTTATGTCCGCTGGTATGACCGCGATGGGCAGTTAGTTCGGTTTGTTGGAACGGTTCCCCCCGAACAATTGACGATCGCCCCTGGCTTTGTCAGCCTGTCAACCCCCCAATCTCTACGCCAAATTACCTTACCGGTCTTTCAAAATCAGCAATTGCTGGGCTACTTGCAGGTAGCCCTTCCCCTTAATCCGGTGCGATCCGATCTCCAACAGTTGCGGCTCTTTCTGGCGTTGGGTGTACCGCTGGCACTGGCATTGATTGGCATCACTGGCTGGTTATTGGGCGGCTTTGCCATGCAACCGATTCAAACCGCCTACGAACGGTTGCAACGCTTCACGGCGGATGCCTCCCATGAGCTGCGGGCACCGCTGGCTGCCTTGCTGGGCAATATTCAGATTGGCTTGGTAAAACCCACAACAGACCCCAACCTTCACGAACAACGACTCCGCAAGCTGGTAGAGATTACAAAATCCATGACCACCCTGGTCACCAATCTATTGCTGCTGGCACGCCACGAACAGTCCTTACCGCCCAATACAGTACAATCCGTCGATCTGGTGGCTTTCCTAAAGGAGATGGTTGAAACCTTTGCGGCGGAGGCCAGCGCGCAGGATTTGCAGTGGCAGGATGACTTACCCGATACACCGATCAGGATCATGGCCGATGCGGATTTGCTGCGTCAGGCGATCGCCAATCTGCTCAACAATGCCCTGAAATATACCCCTGCTGGGGGCACTGTTGAACTGCACCTGAGTGTCACCCCCCACCGCGCCCTGATTCAGGTGAAAGACACCGGAATTGGTATTCCAGCCGAGTGCCTGCCCCATATTTTTGAACGGTTCTATCGGGTTGATGCGGTGCGCACCCCGGACCGCCAGCAGCCTGAAAAAGCCGGTGGGTTTGGTTTAGGATTGGCCATCACCCAGCAAATTATCCAGGCCCACGGCGGTACCGTTCAGGTCACCAGTACTGAAGGGCAAGGATCCTGTTTTGCGATCGAGCTGCCCCTCCTCAAACAGAAATTCCGTCACCATCCAACCCGGTGA